The window CAGTGATCCATGCTGCCggcggagggccgcggcgaggaggaggaggtggcgatgGCGGCGAGCTTCTGGAGGTTGAGCTTGACGACGGTGTCGGTGAACATGCGCGTGTCCTCCTCCGTGTTCCCCTCGGGCACGTCGACGACGTAGGACTCGACGACGACGCAGTAGGGCCCCGGCTGGAACTCGGTGACGGAGGTGACGGAGCGGTAGTTGCGGAGGCGGtggtcgccgccgacgacgcggAAGCTGAGGATGTGGCGGTCGTCGTCGAGGATCTCGAGGCGCTCGGTGCTGGTGGAGGCCGGGAGGCCGGAGACGACGGTGACCTCGCGgacgctgccgacggtggcgccgtcgccggccttGAGGTCGCAGGACTTGATGAAGTGCTTGTAGCGCTGCGGGTTGGCGAAGCCCCGCACGATGGGCCAcacagcggcgagcggcgcgtccACGCGCTGCGTCACCAGCGACGTGCACgtccccgccgcccgccccgggAACGCGTGGTGCGCGCGCACCACGCCCTCCAGCTCCCGCTGCTCCGCCTCCGACAGGCCCTGCCGCAGCGCGCTCTCCATGTGAGGCTCCATGCTTGcctcctgctggctgctgctgcttcttcttctctctctacCCGTGTGTATTATAACCCGTGTTAAGTAAAATTTTAcgcaaaaagacgaatgcatgcattgTGTACTAAATGGAGTTTATTTGCGAATTTTTTTcatggatgagtgtaacttttcgagacgaatctaatgagccaaattgagttggttttgtaattagacttcatttaatatccttaattagtggtcaaagcgcCAAAAAATTTACATGCAAATTTTTCCATGCTCCAACTGAACACGGCAATAGTGTCAACAAATCTCTCTCTCTTGGCCTAGACGCAGTGCCAGTATGGAACCAAACCAagctaagggtgtgtttagatcattttGCATTTTGCGTTTTTGTCAGGAAAtctttaatatttgaagtattaaatgtagactaattacaaaactaattacagatctcgtctgtaaactacgagacgaatctaatgagcctaattaatccatcattggattattttactgtagcattactgtagtaatttagtgtctaatcacgttctagttaggctcattagattcgtctcgcgatttacagtccatttgtataatgcgatttatttttcgactatatttagtacaccatgcaaataatttataaaaattttgcattttgccTTTAcggcatctaaacacggccttagggTGCCTTTTTGTTTGGGTTTTAATTGATTGCTGGAAGGTGTCTCACCTTTTATGGTTGGGTGCTTCAGTTGTTGGCGCCTTGTTTGGGTTTTATTTGGCCGCTCAGCCTAAGggaccatttctttttttttatcagaGCCTAAGGGATCATTTGGTCCAGTTATGAATCGTCAGCCAAGAAATAGTGTCAAACTCTTTGTGCCCCCACACGTCATGAACTATTGGGGTCATAATCGTATCTTGAGtgcttcaattatttgaagttAACTTCTTCATAAATTTACTTGCGAAGCTTACACAAGGGGCCAAATCTTGGTAGAAAAGAATAATTAATAATGGTAACCCTTAGGCAGGAGTCAAAACACTGGtattttaagggttttatttctttttcaaaGCTAGTTTCTTTTCGAACTTGCTTGTAAAGACCAACGAGAACTAACTCTTTGCCAAAGAGAGCCTAAACATAGTCGCAACAGGTAGGCCATTCTCGTATTATGAGTTTTTATCTAAATCTGTTTTCTACAGGAATTTTCTTGCAAAGCCTAGAAGGAGTCAAATTTTGGTTAACAAGAACCTAATTATAGTCATAACCTGCTTGTCATTTTGAGGTTTTCAGTTTTCTAAAATTAATTTCTTCACAAACTTGGGGCTGGCAGCAATTTGCTGTGCCTTGTGGAAGTCGAGAAATGCTGTATGTTTTGAGAAAATAAGAGTTAACTCGCCAACTGAATTAGTTTTGTTCGGTTTCGGCTTTTATTTCCTTTTGGGCAGGCTTACAGAAGGCTGACGACCGTGAACAGTTGGAGACTGGAGCTGCGGCGCTCAAGGATGCAGCCCTGAACTTCCATCACGAAGGGCCGTCACCACGAGATGCTGGCGTGGTTCTGCTATAGTGATCCGCCTAGTTTCTATTTCGTTGTTTTGGGTTAGGCTCTTCGATGTGTTCGCCCTTGGGGTTTAAGGTTTGTCGGTCTGCTGCGAGGTTTCTCTCATGTTTATCTGGAGATGTTTGGAGCGCGTGCTTCTTTTCTCTTGTAGCTACACTTGTTTCTAGTGTGTGGATGTTCGTTTATTTCTGGGATGCTGGAAAACTCTGTAATTTCGTTGCCTTGGTAATGAAATTCGGGCCGCTGCCCTTGTGGAAAGATTTCTTCACAAACTTCAAGAGAATACACTTTAATCTCGAATTGGGTTGTATCTTAGGAGTACTGGTTTCGTGTGAAATTGGGTTCTATATTAGGAGTTCTAGTTTCCAACGCAACCCCTTTTTATTGGCGACCTGTTTTTAAATCACAGAATAAAATATTAGAATTAATTTGTCTTCATTGGTGTCATACATATTGgttccttttttccttttccattaGTTTGCATAGGTGAGGGATTGATATTGATACACAAACCTGTAAATGTTTCTTTCAAGGATGGATGCACAAAATATTTGTATATTTTGGAGATAATGTTGGTTGAGGCGCTTTCCTTCCCTCTCCGCTAAGCATGCTTGGTGTTCATCTAGGTACTGTAGTCaattttgaccattaattacatatattaaataaagccagtttacaaaactaactccataaCTCCTGCgctatttcgcgagacgaatcaaaTGAGGCATTTGATTGCATgattagaggttggttactgtagcattaatgtagccaatcatcgtTTAATTACCgtaattagattcgtcacgaaaaattacaTCCATCCGTGataagattttacaaataaaattcgtttagtactccatgcattcgAGATTCTTTTTTAGCACAAAACGCGCTAtagaaccaaacacggccctgcTTCGAAATCGAAATATTTCCATGTAATAATTGATCCCAGATATGCATGATTGAAACGCAACAACCTTCTTTAACTTGTCCCAAAAGCATTTGACACGAATGAAGTGGAATGTATGTATATTCGTGTGAAACTCGTGCAGAACACGTACCGAGAAAAACCAACTGTTTCAAACAGAAACAGGGCGAAACCTGTGTGTCTTGGAATCTGAAAGTACCGTAGGACAGATGACCCAGCAGCAGAAGGACGTAAAACACGGGCCCTGTTTGTTTGAGTAGCACAACTACAACACACGattcccgaaaaaagaatcttgcatgcatggagtactaaataaaatttatttgcaaaaatttttcaCAGAtatgtgtaatttttcgagacgaatctaatgatggtaattaatcgatgattggctacagtgatgctacagtaaccatcctctaatcgcgcggtcaaaagcctcattaggttcgtctcgcgaagccGCACAGGGTTgtagagttagttttataaattgactttatttagtacccctaattattggtcaaaatttttatacTACTCATGCTACtggaaaccaaacagggccacggacgagcgggggggggggggggccggGCGGGGGCGGTGGGTTTGCTGGAGATGCGGCACGGGCGGG is drawn from Panicum virgatum strain AP13 chromosome 1N, P.virgatum_v5, whole genome shotgun sequence and contains these coding sequences:
- the LOC120655152 gene encoding abscisic acid receptor PYL9-like encodes the protein MEPHMESALRQGLSEAEQRELEGVVRAHHAFPGRAAGTCTSLVTQRVDAPLAAVWPIVRGFANPQRYKHFIKSCDLKAGDGATVGSVREVTVVSGLPASTSTERLEILDDDRHILSFRVVGGDHRLRNYRSVTSVTEFQPGPYCVVVESYVVDVPEGNTEEDTRMFTDTVVKLNLQKLAAIATSSSSPRPSAGSMDH